A section of the Macaca thibetana thibetana isolate TM-01 chromosome 10, ASM2454274v1, whole genome shotgun sequence genome encodes:
- the ADA gene encoding adenosine deaminase isoform X2 — MTQTPAFDKPKVELHVHLDGAIKPETILYYGRRRGIALPANTAEGLLNVIGMDKPLTLPEFLAKFDYYMPAIAGCREAIKRIAYEFTETKAKEGVVYVEVRYSPHLLANSKVEPIPWNQAEGDLTPDEVVALVAQGLQEGERDFGVKARSILCCMRHQPNWSLEVVELCKKYQQQTVVAIDLAGDETIPGSSHFPGHVEAYQAVDILKTERLGHGYHTLEDQALYDRLRQENMHFEICPWSSYLTGAWKPDTEHAVVRLKNDQANYSLNTDDPLIFKSTLDTDYQMTKRDMGFTEEEFKRLNINAAKSSFLPEDEKRELLDLLYKAYGMPPPDSAGRFL, encoded by the exons ATGACCCAGACGCCCGCCTTCGACAAGCCCAAA GTAGAACTGCACGTCCACCTAGACGGAGCCATCAAGCCTGAAACCATCTTATACTATGGCAG GAGGAGAGGGATCGCCCTCCCAGCTAACACAGCAGAGGGGCTGCTGAACGTCATTGGCATGGACAAGCCGCTCACCCTGCCGGAATTCCTGGCCAAGTTTGACTACTACATGCCTGCTATTGC ggGCTGCCGGGAGGCTATCAAAAGGATCGCCTATGAGTTTACAGAGACAAAGGCCAAAGAGGGCGTGGTGTATGTGGAGGTGCGGTACAGTCCGCACCTGCTTGCCAATTCCAAAGTGGAGCCAATCCCCTGGAACCAGGCTGA AGGGGACCTCACCCCAGACGAGGTGGTGGCCCTAGTGGCCCAGGGCCTGCAGGAGGGGGAGCGAGACTTCGGGGTCAAGGCCCGGTCCATCCTGTGCTGCATGCGCCACCAGCCCA ACTGGTCCCTCGAGGTGGTGGAGCTGTGTAAGAAGTACCAGCAGCAGACCGTGGTGGCCATTGACCTGGCTGGAGATGAGACCATCCCAGGAAGCAGCCACTTTCCTGGACATGTCGAGGCCTACCAG GCTGTGGATATACTCAAGACAGAGCGGCTGGGACACGGCTACCACACCCTGGAAGACCAGGCCCTTTATGACAGGCTGCGGCAGGAAAACATGCACTTCGAG ATCTGCCCCTGGTCCAGCTACCTCACTGGTGCCTGGAAGCCGGACACGGAGCATGCAGTCGTTCG GCTCAAAAATGACCAGGCTAACTACTCACTCAACACAGACGACCCGCTCATCTTCAAGTCCACCCTGGACACTGATTACCAGATGACCAAACGGGACATGGGCTTTACTGAAGAGGAGTTTAAGAGGCTG AACATCAATGCGGCCAAATCTAGTTTCCTCCCAGAAGATGAGAAGAGGGAGCTTCTCGACCTGCTCTATAAAGCCTATGGGATGCCACCTCCGGACTCTGCAGGTAGGTTC CTCTGA
- the ADA gene encoding adenosine deaminase isoform X1 — MTQTPAFDKPKVELHVHLDGAIKPETILYYGRRRGIALPANTAEGLLNVIGMDKPLTLPEFLAKFDYYMPAIAGCREAIKRIAYEFTETKAKEGVVYVEVRYSPHLLANSKVEPIPWNQAEGDLTPDEVVALVAQGLQEGERDFGVKARSILCCMRHQPNWSLEVVELCKKYQQQTVVAIDLAGDETIPGSSHFPGHVEAYQEAVKSGIHRTVHAGEVGSAEVVKEAVDILKTERLGHGYHTLEDQALYDRLRQENMHFEICPWSSYLTGAWKPDTEHAVVRLKNDQANYSLNTDDPLIFKSTLDTDYQMTKRDMGFTEEEFKRLNINAAKSSFLPEDEKRELLDLLYKAYGMPPPDSAGRFL; from the exons ATGACCCAGACGCCCGCCTTCGACAAGCCCAAA GTAGAACTGCACGTCCACCTAGACGGAGCCATCAAGCCTGAAACCATCTTATACTATGGCAG GAGGAGAGGGATCGCCCTCCCAGCTAACACAGCAGAGGGGCTGCTGAACGTCATTGGCATGGACAAGCCGCTCACCCTGCCGGAATTCCTGGCCAAGTTTGACTACTACATGCCTGCTATTGC ggGCTGCCGGGAGGCTATCAAAAGGATCGCCTATGAGTTTACAGAGACAAAGGCCAAAGAGGGCGTGGTGTATGTGGAGGTGCGGTACAGTCCGCACCTGCTTGCCAATTCCAAAGTGGAGCCAATCCCCTGGAACCAGGCTGA AGGGGACCTCACCCCAGACGAGGTGGTGGCCCTAGTGGCCCAGGGCCTGCAGGAGGGGGAGCGAGACTTCGGGGTCAAGGCCCGGTCCATCCTGTGCTGCATGCGCCACCAGCCCA ACTGGTCCCTCGAGGTGGTGGAGCTGTGTAAGAAGTACCAGCAGCAGACCGTGGTGGCCATTGACCTGGCTGGAGATGAGACCATCCCAGGAAGCAGCCACTTTCCTGGACATGTCGAGGCCTACCAG GAGGCTGTGAAGAGCGGCATTCACCGTACTGTCCACGCTGGGGAGGTGGGCTCGGCCGAAGTAGTAAAAGAG GCTGTGGATATACTCAAGACAGAGCGGCTGGGACACGGCTACCACACCCTGGAAGACCAGGCCCTTTATGACAGGCTGCGGCAGGAAAACATGCACTTCGAG ATCTGCCCCTGGTCCAGCTACCTCACTGGTGCCTGGAAGCCGGACACGGAGCATGCAGTCGTTCG GCTCAAAAATGACCAGGCTAACTACTCACTCAACACAGACGACCCGCTCATCTTCAAGTCCACCCTGGACACTGATTACCAGATGACCAAACGGGACATGGGCTTTACTGAAGAGGAGTTTAAGAGGCTG AACATCAATGCGGCCAAATCTAGTTTCCTCCCAGAAGATGAGAAGAGGGAGCTTCTCGACCTGCTCTATAAAGCCTATGGGATGCCACCTCCGGACTCTGCAGGTAGGTTC CTCTGA